From Ananas comosus cultivar F153 linkage group 2, ASM154086v1, whole genome shotgun sequence:
TAAAATAGGATAAGGAGGAATAAGAACGTCAATTATTAACCAACCTATCGAGGATGCAGCAGTCTCCATCTGCGTAAGGAATATAACTTCTTGTGTGGACCTCTTCTTACGTGATTTTGCATTTTCCCGCTCGTCACTCGTGTAGTTCACCATGCGCATCGAGAAATTAATGCCTAGACTACTTGGTGCACCACGTTAGTCATGTAAATGTAAGACTATTACGAGATTTATAAGTTTTTAGCTGTTCCCGATCaccaataaaataaattatttgcaatATTCTCTATTACAGCTaactaattaagaaaaatacatGCAATTATAGCTGATGCATTTTTAACGGAAGGTGCACGGGATGACGTGGTGCACTTGGCGCAAGCAAAAGTTGATCCTGAATATCTATCCTGCCTATAAATATCGCGCCAAATTAGCCGTTTAAGCAAACAACAacaagcaaatatatatatctgagtTAATATTTCTTCTCTAGTCCGAATATATAATCTACTACACCTCGAGGCCGCCATGGTTCACTTCATGCACAACAAACGCCAGATGACGATGGAAGAGTTCCAGAGGTGGCTGAAGGTCGTCGACGCCAACGGCGACGGCCAGATCAGCCGAAAGGAGCTCGAAGACGCGCTCCGCACGCTCGGGGTGCACTCGGTCCACCTCAGGGCCTGGTTCGCGGTCCAGAAAGCCGACCTCAACCACAACCGCGCCGTCGACGGCGATCAGGAGATCAAGAAGCTCACTGCTCATGCGGAGAAGCACTGGGGGATCGTCCTGGTCACTAATAACTAGTATCCGTGCATGCGTGTGAACGCACGTACGGAGACAATCGCGCATCTTCGATTAGTCACCAGTTAGTAATTAAGCTACTATTTTGCATGGTTTTATCTACGTCTGACCTAAGTAGCGTGTGAACTATATAGTTTTAAGTGCGTGGTGCAGGTACGTAGTTAGTTGCTGCTTCTTAAGGTACGTAGCAGTGTATGTATGTGATGTGTGGTTGCTCAAAAAAGCCTGagcatatcatatatatatatatatatatatgttcactGTTGCTTATATTAAACTTTGCATCCCAGTTTATCGGATATTTACTTTttccttataatttttttaacctgCTTTCTCATTTGGTTTCCCCCTCCCCTTACTTTTTAATTGCTATAACCTGGATTTTGAACTGTCGAATTATTTGGtactaaccattaatcctaaaATCTCGAACGGTTAGAAATATACGACTATTCATTTAAAAAATACAGATACAGCGTTCTCGGGTTTCGAGGACTTGGCTTAACTAGTCtcactagggatgtcaacgggtcggattcgaggcagatttttaaaattccgaacccgaccaaaaacccgaaacccgattCTCCAAGTTTCAAAATTTCGAAACATATTATAAAAAACACTAGTTCtaaaatacatattcaaatacaacATTAAACATTTATGCCATATAATAACTAcatccaaatataaaaaatataaacttaaataattaaaaacagtaatacaatttttaaatatttaataaaaaattttaaaaatttgatagttccATTCCCCAATAATCCATAAAAATGAAGAGactaaagttaaaaatactAAGGAAAAaacgaaataaaaaatttctaaaaagttaaaaaggaaaataaagttCGATTGCCCAACAATCCATAAAAACTAAgagattaaaattaaaaagtgagaaaaaaaaaacacataaatattaaaaatctaagAAAGTAAGAAAcccacatcaattttttttaaaaaaattcttaccTTCTTTCTCTTAGATTTGAGTTTATGATTCTTAGTGAGGAAGCAACAAGCTAAAGAAGCTAACGAGAGAATGGCCACCTTCTTGGCCTCTTGGGAATGGGGAGGAATTAAAAGGGAGATACAAGCATCCTCTCTTTTGAGGCTTTTACAATTAGGGTTTGGGAAGGCTTTGACTACTAGGATTTCGGTTATAAAAGTACGAGTTTTTTTGGCATTTAAATTCAGATCTAatggtttgaattttttttatatattgcatTATAGTAAATTTATTCGGATTCAAATTCAGGTtcgggttgggttcgggttcggattcggatgtTTTTTAAATATCcatatccgaacccgaatctgtcggattttttttttaatatccatatcaaaatctatatttatttacatcGGGTAAAATCCGCtccgttcggattcggattcgaattcagattcggataaaattcagGTATccgtatccattgacatccctaagtCTCACGCTTCAGATATGACTTGGCCTAGTCTTGTCTCTTGTCATTTTGAATGTGGCTCGGTCAAAATTTGATCTTTGGCCACATAGCAGATTGTTTGTCACTTTAGACCAACATAACCATTAACCCATCCTACTGTGTATGTATGCAAAAGTCCATATTTCAGTTTCCTGAAAAAGCTAGAATTTTAGTATAATTTCGTGGCGAAATTGCTTTGGTATTATATATGGTGTCCACATATATAGTGAGTGATGCAACgtcaaaattaagaaaaagtagagaaaagcatgaattaattttcttttcctctctccaACATTTTCTCTCCACGTATAAAAGGAATAATTAGGCAAAAATATGTTCTCAAATTGATGGAGCAAATAGAAAAAGGCAACTCCTTGGGCCTGAAATAGCACTCAACTAAGTCCAAGAAGAACTCTAATAGATCCTTCTGTTTGGCCCGGATTGTCTGTTTTGCAagctaaggcttagtttggtattgcatttattttattttttttaaaaaatatcttttagatTGTTTATGTTTTGGCTTTTGGTAGTAaaataatcttaaaaaatattttttattttatttttataacaaaatattaaatctaATAGCTGTAGCGgagaatcaaataatttttttttttgagaaaaaggtagcacgctatccgctttattcattgatttgatgaaataaaaaaaaatcttaaccaaGTTAGGACGCGAGGATCAGGTCCCACCCCTTCACgagaatcaaataattaaaaaagagagaccgaccgtccctaaagcaagtggtaaagggcttggtggttggtatccgagactcaagttcgaatcctagttgattcacatttccagctaagtttatttctaaaatgaaataaacgaagtgggtagcgtgcttcctatctctctcaaaaaaaaaaaaggaaaaaaagagagagaccAACTGTCCCTAAaacaaatggcaaagggcttggtggttggtacccgagacctaagttcgaatcctgattgattcacatttttagctaagcttatttctaaatgaaataaacgaagcggatagcgtgctatttatctctcgaaaaaagaaaagaaaaaaaaaaaagagagaatgagAATAAGACAAGCTAATTAACCCGGataggaggaggagaagggcgataattttaaaataaaagaataatttttaaaagtagaacataaaaatatatatgatatcaGGCATGttctttttcaaaagaaaactctgattttgtttttaaaagtaaaaaaactaaaaacagaAACGATACAAAACGGAGCCTATCGGATTTGGTATTTTTGCTACTTCTTGTATAAAACTCAAATGATCAAACTAATTAATAACCTCGATTTGGTGTTTGTACTTCTACTACAGAGAGAACTCTCTCCGATGGGATATAATAAGCTTCGATTTGGTGTTTGTACTTCTACTGCAAAGTGAGATTACGttccctttctttttatttcttttttctttcttgttttgtGTATATTGTAcaactacaacagaattaggttatagggacacatattttggacacttttgagtaagtgttccacttatgctaaaacttaaaaacacatctactaatgtctgaatataaagcccaatccaaccagaaataaaagattactctactcaacccaccacacccagtccatttggcctgattacaaacagaaaagaaaaaaaagaagaaaaatcaattaccatcttttcttctctcttcactcaatccactgaaattctagacaaaGAGCCTTTACTGTTGTCCTCCTCCACTATCGCAGCCAacaagatagagtttcggcggttgctaaatgcttaaataagtgttggtaaattagcagcactcttttaggttatagcgacactttttaactgtcactatatacctagcgaccccacatatagcaacactttttaaaagtgtcggtaattttagctagcagcacttttttgacatgtacctatatttaaaagtgtcgctatagaccgtttttattgtagtgggTCTTCAAAGAATCTTATGAGAAATTAGCCATGATATATCTTAttcattcataatatttaacatCAAACAAGTGCAATTCCATACGCACGTTATGGGTGGTACAATTTTGTGGTTGTTGGCTGCATCATAATCGCGGAAGCTGGTGGAAAATGGGCGGATGTTGTTGTCGCAGACCGCAACGCTTAGAATAAAGCCTGGCGAGTGGGCTCGGAAAAATTGGGTCCTAATTAACCCAGTAACTGTACACATTTTGCACAAGATCAAATTAACCTCACGCGAAGTTAACGGGCGAACCAGGACCAGATCTAAATCAAGTTGCGTGATTTGGGTTTATGTTTAATTTCATCCATCCTCGTTTGGTGTAATTTTGAGATCACGATGTAACTCTCTAGAGGAAGAAGCTTTTTGATCACTTGATTAAATGAATCcatatttactttatttaattCATTAATGACAGCGACATCgacagtacttttttttttttttttgagagagataggtagcacgttacccgcttcgtttatttcatttaaaaataattttaattagctagaaatgtgaatcaagtaggattcgaacttgagatctcggatACAACCATCGACAGAACTAATTAAGACTATCATAGGCACAGGCACAGGCGCAGGGCTAAACTATCATGACATTGATCATCGGAAAAGTCATCACGATCTTTAGATAATTCTCAACACGAAAACATTCGCCGTAGAAGCTCCAACGTAGCcaaatgtttcttttttttttttagagagacaGGTAgtacgttacccgcttcgtttattttatttagaaatgaacttaactggaaatgtgaatcaattagggtTACAACATAGTCAAATGTTATTGGAAAAAAATGGAGGTACCCTAAATCATAAATTTGAACTTACCACTACTTTTCCACCTAAGCAGTAAAATAGAATAATCCTATATTGGCCTTCACGCAAATATCACGTCAAACGATTCATGAGGTGGAAagttaacaaaagaaaaaagaaaaaaaaaaaaaaatcctgcgGACTTTTGAATGGACTTTCACTTCCGGGGTTGTGCAGCATCTCAAAAAAGATGCACGCAAACAAGATAATGGAGAATAAAGTTAATTAGTTGCTGTTCCTTTTCTCACCCGATTTTCTTTGTTCAAATTAAGGACCAAATCCGGTCAAGCCCACCACACAAGAGTTGTTTATTAATTgttctctctctgtatataccCAAACTTGCAATTTGATTCTTATACTTTTCACATAAACACTTACAAAGCccaagatttaaaaaataatgactactttttaaatatcattaaacattatctaatgTTTCGAAACTAACATGTAACATATttaaaagttcagggactagagATTTTAAATTGTGGGAACCAGGTTTTGCGCCACTTGAGAAAAACGTGTTCGTGCTCGATtgttaaattaataaaaggCCTCAATTGGCCTCTCCTCTATTCTCAATTAGCTTAAGAGAACATTAATTGGTGAAGTTAACCATGGCCTTCATGTGTTACCGGGTGCTTCCGCAGAGAGAGATGAGCATCGAAGAGTTCAAAGCGTGGCTGAAGCAGTTCGACGCGAACCGCGACGGGCGGATCAGCAGGGAGGAGCTGCAGCAGGCGCTGCGCAGCCTGCACGCGTGGTTCGCGTGGTGGAAGGCTCGCGAGGGGGTGAAGGAAGCCGACGCCGACCGGAACGGGCTCGTCGATAAGGAGGAGATCGGCAGGCTGGTCGGATACGCGCAGAAGCGTCTTCATATGAAGATCAACGATTACGATTACTACTAACAAAAGGAAAatcttgatatttttttaaaatccaaacATTAAGGAATTGTTTTGTTTAAGAGTTTTGCACCTAGAT
This genomic window contains:
- the LOC109706737 gene encoding probable calcium-binding protein CML18, giving the protein MAFMCYRVLPQREMSIEEFKAWLKQFDANRDGRISREELQQALRSLHAWFAWWKAREGVKEADADRNGLVDKEEIGRLVGYAQKRLHMKINDYDYY